One stretch of Prunus persica cultivar Lovell chromosome G1, Prunus_persica_NCBIv2, whole genome shotgun sequence DNA includes these proteins:
- the LOC18791862 gene encoding LRR receptor-like serine/threonine-protein kinase ERECTA isoform X1, with protein sequence MRFNGRAVMAFRVDFVLLVLLVCVSFGYVDSEDGTTLLEIKKSFRDVDNVLYDWTDAPSLDYCVWRGVTCDNVTFNVIALNLSGLNLDGEISPAIGNLKGLQSIDLRGNRLSGQIPDEIGDCSSLRNLDLSFNEIYGDIPFSISKLKQLENLILKNNQLIGPLPSTLSQIPNLKILDLAQNNLSGEIPRLIYWNEVLQYLGLRGNNLVGTLSPDMCQLTGLWYFDVRNNSLTGSIPQSIGNCTAFQVLDLSYNQLTGDIPFNIGFLQVATLSLQGNKLSGPIPSVIGLMQALAVLDLSSNMLSGPIPPILGNLTYTEKLYLHGNKLNGSIPPELGQMTKLHYLELNDNLLTGHFPPELGKLTDLFDLNVANNNLEGHIPDNLSSCTNLNSLNVHGNKLTGTIPPALQRLESMTYLNLSSNNLRGSIPIELSRIGNLDTLDLSNNKISGTIPSSLGDLEHLLKLNLSRNHLTGFVPGEFGNLRSIMEIDLSSNHLTGLIPQELSQLQNMFSLRLDHNNLTGDVVPLINCLSLAVLNVSYNNLAGDIPTSNNFSRFSPDSFVGNPNLCGYWLNSPCHESRPTERATISKAAILGIALGALVILLMILIAACRPYNPTPFPETSLDKPAVNYSTPKLVILHMNMALHVYEDIMRMTENLSEKYIIGYGASSTVYKCVLKNCKPVAIKKLYSHYPQCLKEFETELATVGSIKHRNLVSLQGYSLSSSGNLLFYDYMDNGSLWDLLHGPSKKKKLDWATRLQIALGAAQGLAYLHHDCSPRIIHRDVKSSNILLDKDFEAHLTDFGIAKSLCTSKSYTSTYIMGTIGYIDPEYARTSRLTEKSDVYSYGVVLLELLTGRKAVDNESNLHHLILSKTANNAVMETVDPEVTATCMDLAAVKKVFQLALLCTKRQPTDRPTMHEVTRVLGSLVPSPALPKQSTPLNPASTQLLPSAKVPCYMDEYANLKTPHMLNCPSMSTSDAQLFLKFGEVISQNSE encoded by the exons ATGAGGTTTAATGGGAGGGCAGTTATGGCATTTCGAGTCGACTTTGTTCTTCTGGTTCTGCTTGTCTGTGTGAGCTTCGGTTATGTGGATTCAGAGGATG GAACAACGCTGCTGGAGATAAAGAAGTCATTTAGGGATGTGGACAATGTTCTATATGACTGGACAGACGCACCCTCTTTAGATTATTGTGTTTGGAGAGGCGTCACATGCGACAATGTCACCTTCAATGTCATTGCACT TAATCTTTCAGGTCTAAATCTTGATGGAGAAATCTCACCCGCAATTGGAAATCTCAAAGGCCTTCAGTCCAT tgatttgaggggaaatcgTCTATCAGGCCAGATCCCAGATGAGATTGGTGACTGTTCGTCTTTGAGAAACCT GGACTTGTCCTTCAATGAGATATATGGAGACATACCATTTTCGATATCCAAGTTGAAGCAACTGGAAAATCT aatcttaaaaaataatcagTTGATTGGACCACTTCCTTCAACTTTGTCCCAGATTCCGAACCTGAAGATTTT AGACCTAGCGCAGAACAATCTCAGTGGGGAAATACCAAGACTTATTTACTGGAATGAAGTTCTACAGTATCT TGGTTTGCGAGGGAACAATTTAGTTGGAACACTCTCTCCAGATATGTGCCAGTTAACTGGGTTATGGTATTT TGATGTGAGAAACAACAGTTTGACTGGCAGCATTCCTCAAAGTATAGGCAACTGCACCGCCTTCCAGGTCTT GGACCTGTCCTACAACCAGCTAACTGGAGATATTCCGTTTAATATTGGGTTTCTGCAAGTAGCCACCTT GTCGTTGCAAGGTAATAAACTATCTGGGCCTATCCCATCTGTGATTGGCCTGATGCAGGCACTCGCCGTATT GGATTTGAGCAGCAACATGTTAAGTGGACCAATCCCTCCTATCCTTGGGAATTTGACTTATACAGAGAAATT ATATTTGCATGGCAACAAGCTTAACGGATCAATACCCCCGGAGCTTGGACAGATGACAAAGCTTCATTATTT GGAATTGAATGATAACCTGCTTACAGGACATTTTCCACCTGAACTTGGGAAGCTTACTGATTTGTTTGACCT AAATGTTGCGAACAACAATCTTGAAGGGCATATCCCTGATAATCTTAGCTCGTGTACAAATCTTAACAGCCT CAATGTGCATGGGAACAAGTTGACTGGAACCATACCACCTGCTCTTCAGAGGTTGGAGAGTATGACTTATCT GAATCTCTCCTCCAACAATCTTCGCGGCTCAATTCCAATTGAGCTATCTCGGATTGGTAATTTGGATACTTT GGATCTTTCTAATAACAAAATAAGTGGAACCATACCTTCCTCACTTGGGGATTTGGAACATCTTTTAAAGCT AAATTTGAGTAGAAACCATTTGACAGGATTTGTTCCAGGAGAGTTTGGTAACCTAAGGAGCATTATGGAAAT AGATCTTTCAAGTAATCACCTCACAGGCTTAATTCCTCAAGAGCTCAGTCAGCTGCAGAACATGTTTTCATT GAGATTAGACCACAACAATTTAACTGGGGATGTGGTGCCGCTGATAAATTGCCTCAGTCTTGCTGTACT AAATGTATCTTACAACAACCTGGCAGGTGATATTCCCACAAGCAATAACTTCTCAAGGTTTTCACCTGACAG TTTTGTTGGAAATCCTAATCTTTGCGGCTATTGGCTCAATTCTCCATGTCACGAGTCCCGTCCAACAGAACGAG CCACAATATCCAAAGCGGCTATCCTGGGAATTGCTCTTGGTGCCCTTGTGATTCTTCTCATGATCCTTATTGCTGCATGCCGGCCATATAATCCAACTCCTTTTCCAGAAACTTCACTAGACAAGCCAG CAGTTAATTACTCAACGCCAAAGCTAGTGATTCTTCACATGAATATGGCACTTCATGTCTATGAGGACATTATGAGGATGACTGAAAACTTGAGTGAGAAGTATATTATTGGTTATGGTGCATCAAGTACAGTATATAAATGTGTTCTTAAAAATTGCAAGCCAGTGGCCATCAAGAAACTCTACTCTCATTATCCTCAGTGCTTGAAGGAATTTGAGACAGAACTTGCAACAGTTGGAAGCATCAAGCATCGGAATCTGGTCAGCCTCCAAGGATACTCCTTGTCATCTTCTGGAAACCTCCTTTTTTATGACTACATGGACAATGGCAGTCTCTGGGATCTCCTTCATG GCccctccaaaaagaaaaagcttgaCTGGGCAACTCGTCTTCAGATAGCACTCGGAGCAGCCCAAGGGCTTGCCTATCTGCATCATGATTGTAGTCCCCGCATCATACACAGGGATGTGAAGTCGTCTAACATTCTGTTGGACAAGGATTTTGAGGCTCATTTAACTGATTTTGGCATTGCCAAAAGTTTGTGCACGTCAAAGTCCTATACATCTACTTACATAATGGGCACAATTGGCTACATCGACCCTGAGTATGCTCGAACTTCCCGCCTTACTGAGAAGTCTGATGTGTATAGTTATGGAGTCGTTCTGCTGGAGTTGCTAACAGGAAGGAAAGCTGTAGACAATGAATCCAATCTCCATCATTTA ATCTTATCTAAGACTGCGAACAATGCAGTCATGGAAACCGTAGACCCTGAGGTCACGGCCACGTGCATGGACCTTGCAGCAGTGAAGAAGGTTTTCCAGCTTGCCCTTCTATGCACAAAGCGGCAGCCAACAGACCGCCCAACTATGCATGAAGTAACTCGTGTGCTGGGGAGTCTCGTGCCATCCCCCGCGCTGCCAAAACAATCAACCCCCCTGAACCCTGCATCCACACAGCTCCTCCCATCTGCCAAAGTGCCTTGCTACATGGATGAGTATGCAAATCTCAAAACCCCCCACATGCTAAATTGCCCGTCCATGAGCACCTCAGATGCCCAGCTATTTCTCAAGTTTGGAGAGGTAATATCTCAGAACAGTgagtga
- the LOC18791862 gene encoding LRR receptor-like serine/threonine-protein kinase ERECTA isoform X2, whose translation MRFNGRAVMAFRVDFVLLVLLVCVSFGYVDSEDGTTLLEIKKSFRDVDNVLYDWTDAPSLDYCVWRGVTCDNVTFNVIALNLSGLNLDGEISPAIGNLKGLQSIDLRGNRLSGQIPDEIGDCSSLRNLDLSFNEIYGDIPFSISKLKQLENLILKNNQLIGPLPSTLSQIPNLKILDLAQNNLSGEIPRLIYWNEVLQYLGLRGNNLVGTLSPDMCQLTGLWYFDVRNNSLTGSIPQSIGNCTAFQVLDLSYNQLTGDIPFNIGFLQVATLSLQGNKLSGPIPSVIGLMQALAVLDLSSNMLSGPIPPILGNLTYTEKLYLHGNKLNGSIPPELGQMTKLHYLELNDNLLTGHFPPELGKLTDLFDLNVANNNLEGHIPDNLSSCTNLNSLNVHGNKLTGTIPPALQRLESMTYLNLSSNNLRGSIPIELSRIGNLDTLDLSNNKISGTIPSSLGDLEHLLKLNLSRNHLTGFVPGEFGNLRSIMEIDLSSNHLTGLIPQELSQLQNMFSLRLDHNNLTGDVVPLINCLSLAVLNVSYNNLAGDIPTSNNFSRFSPDSFVGNPNLCGYWLNSPCHESRPTERATISKAAILGIALGALVILLMILIAACRPYNPTPFPETSLDKPVNYSTPKLVILHMNMALHVYEDIMRMTENLSEKYIIGYGASSTVYKCVLKNCKPVAIKKLYSHYPQCLKEFETELATVGSIKHRNLVSLQGYSLSSSGNLLFYDYMDNGSLWDLLHGPSKKKKLDWATRLQIALGAAQGLAYLHHDCSPRIIHRDVKSSNILLDKDFEAHLTDFGIAKSLCTSKSYTSTYIMGTIGYIDPEYARTSRLTEKSDVYSYGVVLLELLTGRKAVDNESNLHHLILSKTANNAVMETVDPEVTATCMDLAAVKKVFQLALLCTKRQPTDRPTMHEVTRVLGSLVPSPALPKQSTPLNPASTQLLPSAKVPCYMDEYANLKTPHMLNCPSMSTSDAQLFLKFGEVISQNSE comes from the exons ATGAGGTTTAATGGGAGGGCAGTTATGGCATTTCGAGTCGACTTTGTTCTTCTGGTTCTGCTTGTCTGTGTGAGCTTCGGTTATGTGGATTCAGAGGATG GAACAACGCTGCTGGAGATAAAGAAGTCATTTAGGGATGTGGACAATGTTCTATATGACTGGACAGACGCACCCTCTTTAGATTATTGTGTTTGGAGAGGCGTCACATGCGACAATGTCACCTTCAATGTCATTGCACT TAATCTTTCAGGTCTAAATCTTGATGGAGAAATCTCACCCGCAATTGGAAATCTCAAAGGCCTTCAGTCCAT tgatttgaggggaaatcgTCTATCAGGCCAGATCCCAGATGAGATTGGTGACTGTTCGTCTTTGAGAAACCT GGACTTGTCCTTCAATGAGATATATGGAGACATACCATTTTCGATATCCAAGTTGAAGCAACTGGAAAATCT aatcttaaaaaataatcagTTGATTGGACCACTTCCTTCAACTTTGTCCCAGATTCCGAACCTGAAGATTTT AGACCTAGCGCAGAACAATCTCAGTGGGGAAATACCAAGACTTATTTACTGGAATGAAGTTCTACAGTATCT TGGTTTGCGAGGGAACAATTTAGTTGGAACACTCTCTCCAGATATGTGCCAGTTAACTGGGTTATGGTATTT TGATGTGAGAAACAACAGTTTGACTGGCAGCATTCCTCAAAGTATAGGCAACTGCACCGCCTTCCAGGTCTT GGACCTGTCCTACAACCAGCTAACTGGAGATATTCCGTTTAATATTGGGTTTCTGCAAGTAGCCACCTT GTCGTTGCAAGGTAATAAACTATCTGGGCCTATCCCATCTGTGATTGGCCTGATGCAGGCACTCGCCGTATT GGATTTGAGCAGCAACATGTTAAGTGGACCAATCCCTCCTATCCTTGGGAATTTGACTTATACAGAGAAATT ATATTTGCATGGCAACAAGCTTAACGGATCAATACCCCCGGAGCTTGGACAGATGACAAAGCTTCATTATTT GGAATTGAATGATAACCTGCTTACAGGACATTTTCCACCTGAACTTGGGAAGCTTACTGATTTGTTTGACCT AAATGTTGCGAACAACAATCTTGAAGGGCATATCCCTGATAATCTTAGCTCGTGTACAAATCTTAACAGCCT CAATGTGCATGGGAACAAGTTGACTGGAACCATACCACCTGCTCTTCAGAGGTTGGAGAGTATGACTTATCT GAATCTCTCCTCCAACAATCTTCGCGGCTCAATTCCAATTGAGCTATCTCGGATTGGTAATTTGGATACTTT GGATCTTTCTAATAACAAAATAAGTGGAACCATACCTTCCTCACTTGGGGATTTGGAACATCTTTTAAAGCT AAATTTGAGTAGAAACCATTTGACAGGATTTGTTCCAGGAGAGTTTGGTAACCTAAGGAGCATTATGGAAAT AGATCTTTCAAGTAATCACCTCACAGGCTTAATTCCTCAAGAGCTCAGTCAGCTGCAGAACATGTTTTCATT GAGATTAGACCACAACAATTTAACTGGGGATGTGGTGCCGCTGATAAATTGCCTCAGTCTTGCTGTACT AAATGTATCTTACAACAACCTGGCAGGTGATATTCCCACAAGCAATAACTTCTCAAGGTTTTCACCTGACAG TTTTGTTGGAAATCCTAATCTTTGCGGCTATTGGCTCAATTCTCCATGTCACGAGTCCCGTCCAACAGAACGAG CCACAATATCCAAAGCGGCTATCCTGGGAATTGCTCTTGGTGCCCTTGTGATTCTTCTCATGATCCTTATTGCTGCATGCCGGCCATATAATCCAACTCCTTTTCCAGAAACTTCACTAGACAAGCCAG TTAATTACTCAACGCCAAAGCTAGTGATTCTTCACATGAATATGGCACTTCATGTCTATGAGGACATTATGAGGATGACTGAAAACTTGAGTGAGAAGTATATTATTGGTTATGGTGCATCAAGTACAGTATATAAATGTGTTCTTAAAAATTGCAAGCCAGTGGCCATCAAGAAACTCTACTCTCATTATCCTCAGTGCTTGAAGGAATTTGAGACAGAACTTGCAACAGTTGGAAGCATCAAGCATCGGAATCTGGTCAGCCTCCAAGGATACTCCTTGTCATCTTCTGGAAACCTCCTTTTTTATGACTACATGGACAATGGCAGTCTCTGGGATCTCCTTCATG GCccctccaaaaagaaaaagcttgaCTGGGCAACTCGTCTTCAGATAGCACTCGGAGCAGCCCAAGGGCTTGCCTATCTGCATCATGATTGTAGTCCCCGCATCATACACAGGGATGTGAAGTCGTCTAACATTCTGTTGGACAAGGATTTTGAGGCTCATTTAACTGATTTTGGCATTGCCAAAAGTTTGTGCACGTCAAAGTCCTATACATCTACTTACATAATGGGCACAATTGGCTACATCGACCCTGAGTATGCTCGAACTTCCCGCCTTACTGAGAAGTCTGATGTGTATAGTTATGGAGTCGTTCTGCTGGAGTTGCTAACAGGAAGGAAAGCTGTAGACAATGAATCCAATCTCCATCATTTA ATCTTATCTAAGACTGCGAACAATGCAGTCATGGAAACCGTAGACCCTGAGGTCACGGCCACGTGCATGGACCTTGCAGCAGTGAAGAAGGTTTTCCAGCTTGCCCTTCTATGCACAAAGCGGCAGCCAACAGACCGCCCAACTATGCATGAAGTAACTCGTGTGCTGGGGAGTCTCGTGCCATCCCCCGCGCTGCCAAAACAATCAACCCCCCTGAACCCTGCATCCACACAGCTCCTCCCATCTGCCAAAGTGCCTTGCTACATGGATGAGTATGCAAATCTCAAAACCCCCCACATGCTAAATTGCCCGTCCATGAGCACCTCAGATGCCCAGCTATTTCTCAAGTTTGGAGAGGTAATATCTCAGAACAGTgagtga
- the LOC18791761 gene encoding copper-transporting ATPase PAA2, chloroplastic, whose amino-acid sequence MVNGMLRLALSPDPKLLFSYSSSSNVDRFAFNFKPHLPQRRRSNLFLQPRSNSNFTLSSSLQASANTAALQQVQQEPRAAETSVLLDVSGMMCGGCVSRVKSVLSADERVDSVAVNMLTETAAIKLRPEVAADGVETVAESLAGRLTECGFASKRRASGMGVTESVRKWKETMKKKEEMLVKSRNRVIFAWTLVALCCGSHASHILHSLGIHVAHGSFWEVLHNSYAKAGLASGALLGPGRDLLFDGLRALKKGSPNMNSLVGFGSLAAFTISAVSLLNPGLQWDASFFDEPVMLLGFVLLGRSLEERARIRASSDMNELLSLINTQSRLVIASSENDSSADSVLCADAICVEVPTDDIRVGDSVLVLPGETIPVDGRVLAGRSVVDESMLTGESLPVFKEKDLTVSAGTINWDGPLRVEASSTGSNSMISKIVRMVEDAQGNEAPIQRLADSIAGPFVYSIMTLSATTFAFWYYIGTQIFPDVLLNDIAGPDGDPLLLSLKLAVDVLVVSCPCALGLATPTAILVGTSLGARQGLLVRGADVLERLANIDYIALDKTGTLTEGKPAVSGIASFMYEESEILQISAAVENTASHPIAKAIINKAKSLNISIPVTKRQLTEPGFGTLAEVDGRLVAVGSLEWVHERFQGRTDMSDILNLEQAVRQTSEGITPSGYSKTIVYVGREGEGIIGAIAISDSLRHDAEFTVTRLQQKGIRTVLFSGDREEAVVTIAKAVGIENEFIKSSLTPQGKSGAISSLKDEGHRVAMVGDGINDAPSLALADVGIALQVEGQENAASNAASIILLGNKLSQVVDALELAQATMAKVYQNLSWAVAYNVIAIPIAAGVLLPQYDFAMTPSLSGGMMALSSIFVVTNSLLLQLHRSDGSRKIS is encoded by the exons ATGGTAAATGGTATGCTAAGGCTCGCTCTCTCACCTGACCCAAAGCTCCTCTTCAGCTACAGTTCCAGCTCCAATGTTGACCGCTTCGCCTTCAACTTCAAGCCTCACCTCCCGCAACGTCGTCGATCCAATCTCTTCCTCCAGCCCCGCTCAAACTCTAATTTCACTCTCTCGAGCTCCCTCCAAGCCTCGGCTAACACCGCGGCGCTTCAGCAAGTTCAGCAAGAACCGCGCGCCGCCGAGACCTCGGTGCTGCTCGACGTCTCCGGGATGATGTGCGGCGGCTGCGTCTCGCGAGTCAAATCGGTGCTCTCCGCCGACGAACGAGTCGACTCGGTTGCGGTTAACATGTTGACCGAGACGGCGGCGATTAAACTGAGGCCGGAGGTCGCCGCCGACGGAGTTGAGACCGTGGCGGAGAGCTTGGCCGGGAGGTTGACGGAGTGCGGCTTTGCGTCGAAGAGGAGAGCTTCCGGGATGGGAGTGACGGAGAGTGTGAGGAAGTGGAAAGAAacgatgaagaagaaagaggagaTGTTAGTGAAGAGCAGGAACAGAGTGATTTTCGCTTGGACTTTGGTGGCCTTGTGTTGTGGATCACACGCTTCCCACATTTTGCATTCTCTTGGAATTCATGTAGCTCATG GATCGTTTTGGGAGGTGCTTCATAATTCGTATGCGAAGGCTGGTTTGGCTTCTGGTGCTTTGTTAGGACCCGGACGAG ACTTGCTTTTTGATGGTCTGAGAGCCTTAAAGAAAGGATCCCCCAATATGAATTCTCTTGTGGGATTTGGATCCCTAGCTGCTTTCACAATTAGTGCG GTTTCGCTTCTTAACCCTGGCCTTCAATGGGATGCGTCGTTCTTTGATGAACCG GTCATGCTTCTTGGTTTTGTGCTCCTAGGACGTTCTCTTGAAGAAAGGGCAAGGATCAGGGCATCTAGCGATATGAATGAACTCTTG TCACTGATAAACACGCAATCAAGACTTGTAATTGCTTCCTCAGAAAATGATTCCTCCGCTGACAGTGTACTTTGCGCTGATGCAATATGCGTTGAGGTCCCAACTGATGATATTCGAGTTGGAGACTCTGTGTTGGTTTTGCCAGGAGAAACCATACCTGTGGAT GGAAGAGTTCTGGCTGGAAGAAGTGTTGTGGACGAATCCATGCTTACAGGAGAATCACTTCCTGTATTTAAGGAAAAGGACCTTACTGTCTCAGCAGGAACAATAAACTGG GATGGTCCATTGCGGGTTGAAGCATCTTCAACTGGCTCCAATTCAATGATATCCAAGATTGTTCGCATG GTTGAGGATGCTCAAGGCAATGAAGCACCCATACAAAGGCTTGCTGATTCAATAGCTGGACCATTTGTATACAGTATAATGACTCTATCAGCTACAACATTTGCTTTTTG GTACTACATTGGAACACAAATTTTTCCTGATGTTTTGCTCAACGATATTGCCGGGCCAGATGGAGATCCATTGTTGTTGAGCTTGAAACTTGCCGTGGATGTCTTG GTAGTTTCTTGCCCTTGTGCACTGGGTCTTGCCACACCCACAGCAATCCTAGTTGGCACTTCTCTTG GAGCAAGGCAAGGGCTCCTTGTGAGAGGAGCAGATGTGCTGGAACGCTTGGCCAACATAGATTATATTGCTTTAGACAAG ACAGGAACCCTCACAGAAGGAAAACCTGCTGTTTCGGGTATTGCTTCTTTTATGTATGAAGAGTCGGaaattcttcaaatttctgCCGCGGTAGAGAATACAGCATCACATCCAATTGCCAAGGCCATcataaataaagcaaaatcatTAAATATTAGTATCCCAGTCACGAAAAGGCAATTAACAGAACCAGGTTTTGGAACTTTAGCAGAAGTAGATGGCCGTTTGGTTGCAGTCGGTAGTTTAGAATGGGTTCACGAACGGTTCCAGGGACGAACCGATATGTCTGACATTTTGAATCTAGAACAGGCTGTGCGTCAAACATCAGAAGGCATTACACCTTCAGGCTATTCAAAAACAATTGTATATGTTGGACGTGAAGGGGAAGGCATCATCGGTGCTATTGCAATATCTGATAGCCTGCGGCATGATGCTGAGTTTACTGTAACTAG ACTCCAGCAGAAAGGTATCAGAACTGTCCTCTTTTCTGGAGATAGGGAAGAGGCAGTTGTAACTATAGCGAAAGCTGTTGGAATAGAAAATGAATTTATCAAATCATCATTGACTCCACAAGGGAAATCTGGAGCTATTTCTAGTCTTAAAGATGAAGGGCATCGTGTTGCAATG GTGGGTGATGGCATAAATGACGCACCATCTTTGGCTCTTGCGGACGTTGGGATTGCTCTTCAGGTTGAGGGGCAAGAAAATGCTGCTTCAAATGCTGCTTCCATCATACTTCTTGGAAACAAATTATCACAA GTTGTAGATGCACTGGAACTGGCACAGGCAACAATGGCAAAAGTGTACCAGAATTTATCTTGGGCGGTTGCATATAACGTAATTGCGATCCCCATAGCTGCCGGAGTACTGCTTCCTCAATATGATTTTGCCATGACACCATCGCTTTCCG GAGGGATGATGGCTTTGAGCTCAATATTTGTAGTTACCAATTCATTGCTTCTACAGCTCCATAGGTCTGACGGGAGTAGAAAGATTAGCTAG